The segment GAAATGTCAAGTCCCAGGGTTGGGTGATTGGGCCCCCAAATAAATAGACAATGAAAGGAACGAGGCAAAAGCTGGGTCAGGAGGGCTCCAAGGACTGATGGCCCAGGCCATCAAGTTTGTTAAATGCAcagctcttgtgtgtgtgtgtgtgtgtgtgtgtgtgtgttcaacaaAAAGTATCAGACAGCAGAATTACAGAGACTTGAAGACATATCAAGTTCCCTGTTAGTGAGGTGCATTCTGGGATGGCAAATAGCACTTCACATCTCAGCCCCTGGAACACTCTGCCACACCCAATGAGAGAAATGTCAAGTGCCAGTTCCTGGACCATAGGACTACAGCCCCTGGTGCAAGTCCATAGCTGGTCTGTCTGATATGATCCTGGCAAGGCAGGGAGCAAAACATGTAATCCAATTATCTGGGTCTCTGGGAAGTCTTCAGTCTACTCTAGCCCCCAACCATTAGCCACGTGACAATTACATTCCTTAGAGACCTTTCCCCAGGGTGGGTTTGATGGACTCTGAAGAAGAAGCTCTGACAGGGATAGCTGGGAGCAGCAGGGCTTCTGTTGGCTTCTGGAAGGTGGCACATTAACAGACAAAGCTGGATGGTCACTGGAAAGTAAGGCATTCTGGGAGCTTGGACAGAGAAGGGACTAACAATTCTCTTTCCACAGGAAAACGCCGAAGACAAATTTACCAATATCTTGTTCTTGACTTTGCATTGGGTGCTCAGACTTTAAAGCTAATTAAATCAATTTGTCATCTTTTGTGGAATAGGAAAATGGTATTGAAAATGCCAGTTAGGCTAGAGGACATTGGCGTCATTGAAAACCAGGCAGCAGGCCACCTAAAATGTATAGATTATTTGCTACACAGAAGCAAGTGAAATGCCTGTAAGTCAATGGCAAGGCTCCAAGCACTTCtgtggctgcctctgccttctgttgGGTCATAGTATACATCTTCATACTGTACTCATGGGAAATCTTGAGTCAAGAGTTTCTCCACTGTTATGTTCCTGCAAATGAATACTTGGCTGAGCCATCAGTACTATCCTGGACACAGGACACATGTTCTGCCCACATTGCAAGGTCCAAGTGATTTCTTCCTTTAAGGAGCTGTCTTCTTACTTGTAGACTTGATCTCCCTAGACATGATGAATGAGCCAGAATGAGTGACAGATATTCAGTGACCGTTGACAAGAGACATGGCTAGCTTGACGAATGGCAGGGTGGCTTTCTAAGGATGGCAGTGGCGTGCTGTATCTTAACAGGCTCTCTCCAAAGGGTTTCAGCTGAAGAGATGCCAGAGGGCAGGTGGTTACTCAGCTGGAATACCTGTGAGAAGCCTGTATAGTCGTGCAACGAGACAAGTCATAGATAACCAGTGCCATGGattgggggaaggaagaagaatggaAGAGGGTGTTAGCTGGTAGAGCAAAGGAGGGGCTGACTGTCTCAACAGAGGAAACCCAGACAAACAATGACTGGAACAATGCGGTTCAGGTAATAAGCCATCTGGGATAACCAAGATCTCATAGTCACAGCCCTGTCCCTACCCTTATAGCTTAGGGGGAAAGGGTAGGATAGACCCAAATGCCTGATGCACAGGTATGAGACTGACTCTTGTACATGGCTTTCTTTGTCTTCGGTTGTCTGCAAAGTGTGGCTGGTCATTTCTCCGTCTTCCTTATGCCTTCCCTGCAAATGACTTTGCAGCTCATGTCCTCTGCAAGGAGATATTCATGATCCAGGATAAAGTGTTAATGAGGACAGTGAAGGGTTAGCTCACAGTGAGCTTTGGTGAAACCGACCTTCTGGTCATTCAAGGGACCTCTAGCCTGAGTCTGGGGCACACTAATTTTGACTTCTTAGTATCCATTTGTGTTCACTGCATTGCTGAGAATGGCTTTGAGGTCCTGACCCTCTTGCCTTTGCTTCCCATGTGAAGGATTACAAGCATATAATACCACACCTTGCTTCTTTTACACATCTTCGAAAGGAAATTTCTTGCTCTCTGttacttcttttctctctttccagctCCAGTTGGGGTGGCGCCCAGGCAAGTGAAGGTCATATTGTAAGAACATCTGGATAATAACACAGGGGGAAGAAAAGTCCTCAGACAACTAGGAGACAAAACTACAGACACACATGGGGTCTATCTGTATTGAGATGTGGGAGAACACAAATaccccttgtggtggtttgaatagatatggCCCTTATAGACTTGcttgtttgaatgcttgatcatagggagtggcactattaggaagtgtggccttgtaggaggaaatgtgtcactgggcatgggctttgaggtctcagaagctcatgtctggccagtgtgtctcAGTCTCTTGCTGCCTGTGAATCTCCATGATACAACTCTGAGCTACCCCTCCAGCCAGAATCATGTTTActtgcatgctaccatgcttccaaCCATGATGATTGCTGGGAGCCTGCCCAAGCACCAGTTATCCAAGCACTATTGATGGCATCAATGGGGGCAGCAGTGGAGATTTCCAGGGGCAAAACTAAATTTTGCAAGAGCTAAAATGTTGCTTAATTtgtaatatttatctttcttaACTCTGATACTCTGAGACCAGAAACTGCTGGATTCAGGCAATTAGTATCTGCTGTTTAACAGCAGGGGGTGGGCGGATTAAGTAAAAGATTTACTGCTAGGGCTCTTTTCTAGCCTCACTGGCCAGGCAAGAGGTTCTGACttgttaactctttgtgaactagaaagaaaagaaaaggaagaaagggagaatttgAGAATGtgagcacacacgcatgcacacgcacacacgcgcgcgcacacacacacacacattctggtcAGGCCCGATCACTTGTTTTGTCAACTCCACAAGTTTTCATGCATACttacttacatatatacacatataccttcCTGTGTCTGGGAGCAGCAAAAAGAATGACTCAAGTCAAATTGTGGGTCCAAGCTGGTGGCCTAGATTCTGTTGAGATGGTTTTCCAGACTTCGCTCTCTCtcactgtccctgtccctgtccctgtccctctccctctccctcttactctctctctttctcccctcccccctacaCAGCTTttccttgctattctaaaaacactCCGGTTGAGATAGTTCTCTCTGCTAGTAAAAATTCTAAATGCTATCTGGATAGCTCATGGCTTTTTTGACCcaagtcagaaaagctgctataAAAAAATTATTGGATCTTCTGACCAAGTCCAAAATTCTGTTagaaaaatcttctcaaggagcTGTGTTGCTCTGCAGAGATCTCCAGATAGCTCTGTTCTCACTAGAGAAATTTCTAAagaactgcattttttttttgctagctcATCTCATGTAGGCCAGAAGCTCAGTTTTTTGTTTACATaacaatccagtcatttactccaggttttcattttgattattttttgaatCAGCATCCTGCCACCCAGACCCTGGATTCTTGGGAGACAGCAAACatacactatttatttatttattttttcttaacattgtCAAAgatttcagagatctgtctgcctttgttaagcaAAGACAGTAAGTTAGTTGGATGGGACCCTGCCCTGAAATGACCATTTCTAACACACCTGGGCCTAACTttgctgtgtcccaggctgaccttgaactcaggaatctgcctgctttTATATCTGCCTGACAAGCTGGTTTACAGTGTAactgcctttgttcctttagattcatgaagccccttatattttgcatagttgagaaattatatacttttgaactcatgtatttagagttctttcccacagccttaagggctgtcttcAAGGTCCAACATTcatcattttgctgagacatctTTCACACCTTAGACTCCTGGACTCGTGCTATCTGATTATCATGGTGTCATTAATGTTAACTGGGGAGACATTGCTCTGaggaatgtaaaatatgtacattattatacaaataagccttatgctgctgggtgtggtggcacacgcctttaattccagtacttgggaggcagaggcaggcagatttctgagttcaaggccagcctggtctacagagtgagttccaggacagccagggctacacagagaaaccctgtatcaaaaacaaacaaacaaacaagcaaacaaacaccaagccttatgcccacagcaGCCATCCACACTGGTGGAGGATCACACTGGGGCCCTATCCCAGGGGCAGGAGCTATGCCACTCTGTCTTCATCAGGGCCACACCAGGCTAAGTACCTGCataagtatgtatatacataaatacagacagacatatacatatatacctttaGTGGATTTGGCAGAGTCCTTCAAGCCATACATATACATTTGGTGTGTTGAATGGGCAGTGCCCCAGAGCCtcgatcttctttctttctttctttctttctttctttctttctttctttctttctttctttctttctttctttctttctttctttctttctttctttctttcttcttcttcttcttcttcttcttcttcttcttcttcttcttcttcttcttcttcttcttctttgcggTTTTATATCTTCATAaacaaaagttctttagaaagttgccacatagataaaatgttacacaaaaggggaGTTGCAGAGGGATGCTAATtgttaagttcaaagcagtgttttacTCTATAATCTCATTATAAGTGCAAAGCAACAGTTTcccatggccttgctttatcatagtgcacaccagTGGCCTCATCCTTGgatctgacctagaatgaattTGATTACAAATTTGTCacaagcctatttctctttttagtgtattTGTGAAAACTAATCGTATTCCTTATTATGCAGcttttacttactattctatgaggggtgggcacattctattcttgattctaattttattacattttactagcaaacaactaaaaccatctcttaaaaaaaacagcatttattcatgaaagttcatcttcatgttgagcTGTAGGAAATCTGCCCAACAGGGTGGGTTGATGCTCAGAAATCATTCGACAATGTAATCACTAGTGATagggaaaggcatatcagctacAAGAAGCAATACTAAGATGACGTCTCCTAGGaccttgcctctcagagctcaccTATCCCTAAGCCATGCAAAAACCACTGGGCTAGCTACATCCAAGAAAGTCACCTGCTAGCCTTAGCTTTTCCTAGATGTCTCCTAAcagatgataatgaactaaacctctgaaccataagccagccccaattaaatgtttccctttataagagtttctatGTCACTGACTTTCTCCACAGCAACAGAGACCCTAAGATatccaccaacccccccccccccccacacacacacaccatggagcAGTCTTATGCTTCGTTCAATAGAAATCCTCTATACTAGGTGTGGCCTGCCATTTTACAGATGTGTAAGTGAGCTTCAAAAGTTCAAATGCCTTGTACAAGATTCACGGCTGTATGGCATAGTAGGATTTAAACGAAGCCCCACTGTTTCTTACAGCATGTTTTCAGGGCCTACCATTTGATATTGGTTAGCCAATTGGTGTGCTTGGCCACTGGTGagactttttcttcctcccttagcATTTGTTAGttgctgtagttctttgtgtagggttgagccCCCTTTGTCTTAAGTCACCCACCTTAGCATGTATATTGTTGCCTTTGTTGAGCTCATGTTTAGGCAGTGATGTGGGTGAGGTTTTCTCAGCATAGCTTCTGACATTATTAACAGAAACATAATACAACCAACACAATACAGACTGAGtaggttatatttatgtatttagggatatatatatatatatatatatatatatatatatatatacacacatacacatacatatatgtttgcaacaacaattaatgaaggAAGAAGCCAAGAATTTGAAGAGAGAAAGGGATAAATGTACTGCCCCCACCGGCAGGATTTGCATGGTCAAACAGGAAAgggaaaaatgatgtaattatattaaaatctcaaaagaaaaaagaagcaacaacaaCGATAATAAAAGTTTTTTCCTAATAGCAATCCCCTGGAGTCTATTTCTTTGTGGGTCCGAGTTTCCCCCTGATGCTAGGCATGGCCCACTGGGGAGGTGAAATGCAGAGAGCTTGACTGTACTGCCcggagggttgggggtgggaaaaTGCAGTCTGAAACGGGTATTCCCTAACTTCTGGGCATTTATTTGCTGGTAGAAAACTACACAGAGAAGTTGGGAAGGAATAGTCAGGAATCCATGGGTTCACTAGGACAACAGGACTGTTGGAGTCCTCTGGCTGAGGACAGTGTCTAGCTTGGGCCTGGGTTGGGTGCTCCAGCTTAGCTCATTGGCAATGGTAAAGGTGGTTGTCTGGGGGTGTCTGGAGCTGTTAGAGTTCTAAAAGAGCTCTGAGCAGAGTTAGGGACCAGCTTGGGAAATCTTGCTGACCCAGACCTGTGTGAGGTCCTGGAGCACAAGCCATGTCTGATGTGTTAAAATAGAGGTTTGCATCTGAACACAGCACACTGGGcccaaacagttccatgtgagagagagaagggggtgggagggaaggtggtggcagaaagagaagagggaaagagagagaaagggaggggcattccccttatttatatggaaaatgacgcAGGTAAAgatgggaggtgagccaagtggattctgagaatatggtgcctgttgtcttggcaacaggtctGGGAGTTTCGTTGTCTtaggtttgggaggtcctgatgtCAACAATGTCAACCACCACAGCGGCTCCAGCCACATCTCAGGAGATTTAGACATTGGCTTTGTAGATGAAGGCATGCATGCTCCATGCTCCCCATGGTGGTTCtcaatgaaagagacagtccttggctccaaactgtttattggttGTTCATAGTGGAAAACGCATGCCTACCATACCAACTTCTCAGGATGGACccgagattaaataccttttgcagggaggaatgtctgggaacgGGAGCTTATTGGATAAGCCCTCAGGgcttctaggtacctcattagcatagagaactctgttctgggcctaCATGACTATAGGACACGCTTCCTTGTGTGAGTAGTGTGGCCCGTGTTCCAGGCCAGGGATCTGGCAGGGAGCCGGGAGGTGCCTACCATCTCAGGTCTTGGGCTATGAGGGCTCCATGAGGGCTCCTCACAGCAGCACTTTCTCCCTTGCTCCTCAACCCCTTCAGGGTCACAGCTCCCGGGActgatttctcttctcttcccccttttcATGTTTTTGCTTTAGGTGAGAAGTCTGGGAAGGAGCTAGAGGAGGTGAAGCTGCAGAACACCAGCAAGCAGATTGTCCAGAATGCCATCCTGCAAGCCATGCGGCAAGTCTCCCAGGAGAGCCTGCGGAGGGAAGGCAGACCCGGTGACAGCAGGGCCTGGGGCCAGCTGGGAGGGTGCGAGCTGACCAAGAAACATGAAAAGAAGTAACGGGTGCTGCTGGCTCTGGCTCTTGTCCCATGCTTGGTCTCTGCCTTTCCTGTTAG is part of the Mus musculus strain C57BL/6J chromosome 17, GRCm38.p6 C57BL/6J genome and harbors:
- the Akain1 gene encoding A-kinase anchor protein inhibitor 1, producing MVFAPGEKSGKELEEVKLQNTSKQIVQNAILQAMRQVSQESLRREGRPGDSRAWGQLGGCELTKKHEKK
- the Akain1 gene encoding A-kinase anchor protein inhibitor 1 isoform X1; the encoded protein is MWGKGQTHLKCQPGIPGGEKSGKELEEVKLQNTSKQIVQNAILQAMRQVSQESLRREGRPGDSRAWGQLGGCELTKKHEKK